One Peribacillus simplex NBRC 15720 = DSM 1321 genomic region harbors:
- a CDS encoding MaoC family dehydratase N-terminal domain-containing protein, producing the protein MFNESIGKRSTPVKNIVERGAVKKFALSIGDPHPIFIDEEIGRQSRYGTNIAPPTFPRVFDFGTIESLHLPNKGLIHGEQIYRYNRPMKVGEEITCYTEVKDYYEKKGKQGEMGFLAFKNYGTDANGEIVFTAEQLVIINETIRRMVMSK; encoded by the coding sequence ATGTTCAACGAAAGTATTGGAAAACGATCCACCCCCGTTAAAAATATAGTTGAACGCGGAGCCGTTAAAAAATTCGCATTATCGATTGGTGATCCCCACCCGATTTTCATTGATGAAGAAATAGGCAGGCAATCAAGGTACGGAACGAATATCGCTCCACCAACTTTCCCAAGGGTCTTTGATTTTGGGACGATTGAAAGCTTACATCTCCCGAATAAAGGGTTGATTCACGGTGAGCAGATATATCGCTATAACAGGCCGATGAAGGTAGGGGAAGAAATCACCTGTTATACGGAAGTGAAAGACTATTATGAGAAAAAAGGGAAACAAGGGGAAATGGGATTTTTAGCCTTTAAAAATTATGGGACGGATGCGAATGGGGAAATTGTCTTCACTGCTGAACAGCTTGTCATTATAAATGAAACGATCAGAAGGATGGTGATGAGTAAGTGA
- a CDS encoding SDR family oxidoreductase: MTGRFSGKTALVTGGSRGIGRAIVELFASEGANVAIIDINEEVLTSTGNELRDKGYTIFTKVANVVNSEEVEASIKEIADTFGSLDILVNNAGVIRDNLLFKMTDSDWQTVMDVHLKGTFNAVRAAQKHMVANKYGRIINISSTSALGNRGQANYSAAKAGLQGLTKTLAIELGKYGITANSVAPGFIETEMTKETARRVGVSFEQFIQDRANSIPVARSGLPSDIAHAVAFFADEASSFISGQVLYVAGGPKN; the protein is encoded by the coding sequence ATGACAGGGAGATTTTCAGGGAAAACGGCTTTAGTTACAGGTGGAAGCAGAGGGATTGGCCGGGCGATCGTCGAACTATTTGCCAGTGAAGGCGCAAACGTAGCGATTATCGATATCAACGAAGAGGTTTTGACATCAACTGGAAATGAATTAAGGGATAAGGGTTATACCATTTTCACCAAAGTGGCGAATGTGGTCAATTCCGAAGAGGTGGAAGCATCCATAAAAGAAATAGCCGACACATTCGGATCGCTCGATATTCTCGTGAATAATGCTGGGGTCATCCGAGATAATCTACTTTTTAAAATGACCGATTCAGATTGGCAGACGGTAATGGATGTGCATTTAAAAGGTACTTTCAATGCAGTACGTGCTGCCCAGAAGCATATGGTGGCAAATAAATACGGAAGAATCATCAATATATCATCCACTTCGGCTCTCGGGAACCGCGGGCAGGCTAATTATTCAGCCGCTAAAGCTGGGCTTCAAGGGTTAACCAAAACACTAGCGATTGAACTTGGAAAATATGGGATAACGGCTAATTCGGTAGCACCAGGTTTTATCGAAACCGAAATGACGAAAGAAACAGCTAGGCGGGTGGGAGTGAGTTTTGAGCAATTCATCCAGGATAGGGCAAACAGTATTCCTGTTGCCAGAAGCGGTTTGCCAAGTGATATTGCTCATGCTGTTGCATTCTTTGCCGATGAAGCTTCCTCATTCATTAGTGGGCAGGTTTTATATGTTGCGGGCGGTCCAAAAAATTAA
- a CDS encoding acyl-CoA dehydrogenase family protein, which translates to MDLRLSDEQKMVQKTIRKFVENELIPLENEVLRNEMAGKPSLPEGTLKDLQEKAKNAGFWGINTPEEFGGADLGQLMMAIVLMEVSKTFVPFSFGGSADNILYYANEEQKQKYLIPTINGEKKSCFAMTEPGAGSDTRNIKMTAVKEGNEWVLNGEKTFITGGNDADFVMVIAVTDKERHQATGTEGVTCFIVDRDMGWRSEYINTMGEWGPAGLVFDNVRVPEENILGEVHGGYKLGLEWIGFARWIVGARAVGSAERLLQMAIEYAKERVTFGKPIAERQAIQWQIADSAVEIEAARWLVLNAAFTLDNGEDNRHLASMAKLYGANMGNRVVDRVLQIHGGMGYTKELPIERWYREARLWRIYDGTDEIQRMIISRNLIKGHVKLGQFL; encoded by the coding sequence ATGGATTTACGACTATCAGATGAACAAAAAATGGTACAAAAAACAATACGCAAATTCGTGGAAAATGAATTGATTCCCTTAGAAAATGAAGTGCTTCGCAATGAAATGGCAGGAAAACCTAGTTTGCCAGAGGGGACATTGAAAGATTTACAGGAAAAAGCAAAAAATGCTGGGTTTTGGGGCATCAATACTCCGGAGGAATTTGGCGGGGCAGACTTAGGGCAGCTTATGATGGCAATTGTCTTGATGGAAGTATCAAAAACGTTTGTACCATTCAGTTTTGGAGGTTCGGCTGATAACATACTTTATTATGCAAATGAAGAACAGAAACAGAAATATCTGATCCCTACGATTAATGGTGAGAAAAAGTCCTGTTTTGCCATGACGGAGCCGGGGGCTGGGTCAGATACGCGAAATATTAAAATGACGGCAGTAAAAGAAGGGAACGAATGGGTGCTTAACGGTGAAAAAACTTTCATTACAGGAGGAAATGATGCCGATTTCGTCATGGTCATTGCTGTAACCGACAAAGAACGTCATCAAGCAACCGGAACGGAAGGGGTAACCTGTTTCATTGTAGACCGTGATATGGGCTGGAGATCAGAGTATATCAATACGATGGGAGAATGGGGACCGGCCGGTTTAGTTTTTGATAATGTCCGGGTACCCGAAGAAAACATCTTAGGGGAAGTGCATGGCGGTTATAAACTAGGCTTGGAATGGATTGGTTTTGCAAGATGGATCGTGGGCGCACGCGCTGTCGGTTCTGCAGAAAGATTGCTGCAAATGGCTATAGAATACGCTAAAGAACGAGTCACATTCGGTAAACCGATCGCTGAGCGCCAGGCCATTCAATGGCAGATAGCTGATTCGGCTGTAGAGATCGAAGCTGCAAGATGGCTTGTATTGAATGCGGCTTTTACACTTGATAATGGAGAAGACAATCGCCATTTAGCTTCAATGGCTAAACTCTATGGAGCCAATATGGGGAATAGGGTCGTTGATCGCGTATTGCAGATACACGGTGGCATGGGCTATACGAAGGAGCTTCCAATCGAACGTTGGTACCGCGAGGCTAGGCTTTGGAGGATTTATGATGGTACGGATGAAATACAGCGTATGATCATTTCCCGAAATTTGATTAAGGGGCATGTTAAATTAGGACAATTCTTATAA
- a CDS encoding acyl-CoA dehydrogenase family protein, whose translation MDFRLDEDILLLKENIRQFIEEQIDPFSMQIEDEDHIPESIINLSKEIGLFGLSIPERYGGLGIGMVGKCALYEEIGKTHNGYTTLIGAHTGIGTVGIVEMGNEMQKEKYLPDMASGNRIGAFALTEPAAGSHATNLKMTAVKNGDKYILNGTKHYITNADVADIFTVMAVTDKDKGAKGITSFIVEKDFPGFRVGSLERKMGLRGSHSAELVFEDCEVPAENVLGDVGQGYVNALKILANGRAGLAARNLGSCQYLLDLSTKYATEREQFNVPIIDHQAVSHMIAEMAMEIEALRSFTYRVAWMVDQKEKIIKEAAMLKLYGSEVYNRVADKAVQIHGGMGYMKDYPVERFYRDARITRIYEGTSEIQKNIITGQLKRKYQN comes from the coding sequence ATGGACTTTCGCTTAGATGAAGACATCCTGCTATTAAAAGAAAATATACGCCAGTTTATCGAAGAGCAAATCGATCCATTTTCCATGCAGATAGAGGATGAAGATCATATCCCAGAATCCATTATAAATTTATCGAAGGAAATCGGGCTATTCGGACTTAGTATCCCGGAAAGGTATGGAGGGCTCGGAATCGGGATGGTGGGAAAATGTGCTTTATATGAGGAAATAGGCAAAACACATAATGGATATACCACTCTGATTGGGGCTCACACCGGTATAGGGACGGTAGGGATAGTTGAAATGGGCAATGAAATGCAAAAGGAAAAGTATCTACCAGATATGGCAAGCGGTAATAGAATTGGCGCTTTTGCTTTAACTGAGCCTGCTGCGGGATCCCATGCTACGAATCTCAAAATGACCGCTGTCAAAAATGGCGATAAATATATTCTAAATGGAACTAAGCATTATATAACGAATGCAGATGTAGCAGATATTTTTACAGTTATGGCCGTAACGGACAAAGATAAAGGGGCAAAAGGAATCACCTCATTCATAGTAGAAAAAGATTTTCCAGGTTTTAGAGTTGGTAGCCTGGAAAGGAAGATGGGTCTTCGAGGCTCACATTCGGCCGAATTGGTTTTTGAAGATTGCGAAGTTCCGGCTGAAAATGTACTGGGGGACGTCGGCCAAGGGTATGTAAATGCATTGAAAATCCTTGCAAATGGCCGGGCAGGCCTTGCTGCACGTAATTTGGGTTCCTGTCAATACCTGCTCGATCTATCTACTAAATATGCCACAGAACGTGAACAATTCAATGTCCCGATCATTGATCATCAAGCCGTATCCCATATGATTGCCGAGATGGCAATGGAAATAGAAGCACTTCGCTCATTCACATACCGGGTTGCATGGATGGTCGATCAGAAAGAAAAAATCATTAAAGAAGCGGCAATGCTTAAGTTGTATGGTTCGGAAGTATATAATCGTGTCGCTGATAAGGCCGTTCAGATTCATGGCGGGATGGGATACATGAAGGATTATCCAGTTGAACGTTTCTATCGGGATGCTCGAATCACTAGAATATATGAAGGCACGTCCGAAATCCAAAAAAATATCATTACCGGACAATTGAAGAGAAAATATCAAAACTAG
- a CDS encoding long-chain-fatty-acid--CoA ligase, whose product MDRPWKKHIPKGNPIEIDIPEMSLTELFYQSVEQYSDKTAVTFMEQRYTYSELGKLVKRCARLLADEGIRKGDRVALMLPNCPQYPIGFFGTLLNGAIVVQINPMYKANELIHVLKDSGARHIIVLDDLLPIVEAVIAETDVEKVLSVSLEKGKCEMTKKLLSVTEADFTVEIEPAEDVAVLQYTGGTTGRSKGAMLTHRNIVANTLQSAATSRINTQKGKERVLGVSPLFHVYGMTSGMNLTFYNGGELILVSRFEVTEIVDLINNIKPTIFPGVPTMYIALLQYYQSHPFDLHTLKSCVSGSSPLPLNVLSRFNELSGTKIAEGYGLSEASPVTHRNPVSGLQKPGSIGVPIQNTDAAIIDSITGEPALLVDTPGELVIKGPQVMKGYWGMPEETQQTIQNGWLHTGDIAKMDEDGFFYIVGRKKEMIIAGGFNIYPIEIEDILYSHPKVLEAAVFGVPDQYRGETVHAAVVLKPSERITENELKDYCRRQLAAFKVPKAITFESELPKTAVGKILKRKLQEKHIAYSDKI is encoded by the coding sequence ATGGATAGACCTTGGAAAAAGCATATCCCGAAAGGAAATCCAATAGAGATTGATATTCCTGAAATGTCTTTGACAGAACTATTTTATCAATCAGTCGAACAATATTCGGATAAAACAGCGGTTACGTTCATGGAGCAAAGGTATACATATTCAGAGCTGGGGAAGTTAGTGAAAAGATGTGCCCGCTTGCTTGCTGATGAAGGTATTAGAAAGGGAGATCGTGTGGCTCTTATGCTTCCTAATTGTCCCCAATATCCAATTGGGTTTTTTGGAACTCTTTTGAATGGAGCCATTGTTGTCCAAATCAATCCAATGTATAAGGCGAACGAATTAATACATGTCTTGAAAGATTCAGGTGCAAGGCACATCATTGTGCTCGACGATTTATTGCCAATAGTTGAAGCCGTTATAGCTGAAACCGATGTTGAAAAGGTGTTGAGCGTGTCGCTGGAAAAGGGCAAATGTGAAATGACAAAAAAGCTACTATCAGTAACAGAGGCGGATTTCACAGTGGAGATTGAACCTGCCGAAGATGTTGCCGTCCTCCAATATACAGGAGGAACGACAGGACGTTCTAAAGGGGCGATGCTAACCCATCGTAATATCGTAGCCAATACGCTGCAAAGTGCAGCCACTTCAAGAATCAATACTCAAAAGGGGAAGGAAAGGGTACTTGGCGTTTCCCCATTATTTCATGTTTACGGTATGACTTCAGGGATGAACCTGACGTTTTATAATGGCGGGGAATTAATTCTTGTATCCCGGTTTGAGGTGACGGAGATCGTCGATTTAATCAATAATATTAAACCGACTATTTTTCCGGGGGTCCCGACGATGTATATTGCTTTATTACAATATTACCAGTCCCATCCATTTGATTTGCATACATTGAAATCTTGCGTTTCGGGTTCGTCACCATTGCCATTGAATGTATTGTCAAGGTTTAACGAATTGAGTGGAACAAAGATTGCAGAGGGCTATGGTCTGTCCGAGGCGTCACCAGTCACGCACCGGAATCCAGTTAGCGGCCTGCAAAAACCAGGAAGTATCGGGGTTCCTATACAAAATACTGATGCCGCCATAATTGACAGTATTACAGGAGAGCCAGCCCTCTTGGTTGATACACCAGGTGAATTGGTCATAAAGGGACCACAGGTAATGAAAGGTTATTGGGGCATGCCTGAAGAGACGCAGCAGACGATTCAAAACGGATGGCTGCATACTGGTGATATTGCCAAGATGGATGAAGATGGCTTCTTTTACATTGTGGGACGGAAGAAAGAGATGATCATCGCAGGCGGATTCAATATTTATCCAATTGAAATTGAAGATATTCTATACAGCCATCCTAAGGTTCTGGAAGCTGCCGTCTTTGGCGTTCCCGATCAATATCGCGGTGAAACGGTACATGCTGCGGTAGTTCTAAAACCAAGTGAAAGGATAACTGAAAACGAATTGAAGGATTATTGCCGAAGGCAGCTCGCTGCATTTAAAGTTCCAAAAGCAATCACATTTGAAAGTGAACTTCCGAAGACGGCGGTCGGTAAAATCTTAAAACGCAAACTTCAAGAAAAACATATCGCTTATTCGGATAAAATATGA
- the parC gene encoding DNA topoisomerase IV subunit A has protein sequence MVFEETFRDLPLEEVIGDRFGRYSKYIIQDRALPDARDGLKPVQRRILYAMHVEGNTQEKGFRKSAKTVGNVIGNYHPHGDSSVYEAMVRMSQDWKLRKVMVQMHGNNGSIDGDPPAAMRYTEARLSSIASEMLRDIEKRTVDFVPNFDDTSEEPIVLPAMFPNLLVNGSTGISAGYATEIPPHQLGEVIDAAIMRIDKPEATVADLMTVIKGPDFPTGGIIQGIEGIRKAYETGKGKIIIRGLAEVETIRGGKQQIVITEIPYEVNKANLVKKMDEFRLDRKVEGIAEVRDETDRTGLRIVIELKKEADANGVLHYLYKNSDLQIAYNFNMVAIYKKRPTLMSLPKMLDAYIEHRKEVIVNRSRYELQKAHDRAHIVDGLVKALSILDEVIAVIRASKDKRNAKDNLIAKFAFTEAQAEAIVSLQLYRLTNTDITALEAEAAELKNKIEELTKILGSEKVLLQVIKKELRFIKKGFDDGRRSKIEKEIEEIKINLEVLIASEDVMVTVTKEGYVKRTSLRSYAASGGLDFGMKDSDRMLQRLEMNTTDVLLLFTSKGNYLYCPVHQLPDIRWKETGQHIANIIPIDREEQIIKAIPIKDFTLPEFLVFITKNGMVKKTELASYKAQRHSKPLVGVNLKGDDELVDVHHTDGQADLFLVTHNGYGLWFDEEEVSVVGVRAAGVKGINLKENDYVIGGKVLAKDSKESIFIVTQRGAIKKMKLTEFEKTSRAKRGVVVLRELKSNPHRVIGFDIINKTDSLFILSEKGTIETIHAASLKNHDRYTNGSFVFDETVSGKAKELWKISLEDDSAIEQ, from the coding sequence ATGGTATTTGAAGAAACATTTCGTGATTTGCCGCTTGAAGAGGTAATTGGTGACCGTTTCGGGCGTTATAGTAAATATATTATCCAAGATCGGGCACTACCTGATGCAAGGGACGGTTTAAAACCGGTACAGCGCAGGATATTGTATGCGATGCATGTCGAAGGAAATACTCAGGAAAAAGGATTTAGGAAATCCGCAAAAACGGTCGGTAATGTAATTGGTAACTATCACCCTCACGGAGATTCATCCGTTTATGAGGCAATGGTTAGAATGAGCCAAGACTGGAAGCTGCGGAAGGTCATGGTCCAAATGCACGGAAACAATGGTAGTATTGATGGTGATCCGCCTGCTGCGATGCGTTATACGGAAGCAAGGCTTTCATCAATTGCCTCCGAGATGCTGCGGGATATTGAAAAAAGGACGGTCGATTTTGTACCGAACTTTGATGATACTTCAGAAGAACCCATTGTATTGCCTGCAATGTTCCCTAACCTGCTTGTAAACGGCTCTACAGGAATTTCAGCCGGCTATGCTACTGAAATCCCGCCACATCAACTAGGTGAAGTCATTGATGCTGCCATTATGCGAATCGATAAGCCGGAAGCGACAGTAGCTGATTTAATGACGGTCATTAAAGGGCCGGATTTTCCTACTGGCGGTATAATTCAAGGAATTGAAGGCATTCGTAAGGCCTATGAAACAGGTAAAGGGAAAATAATCATTCGCGGGTTGGCGGAAGTGGAAACGATTCGGGGCGGCAAACAGCAAATCGTCATCACTGAAATCCCATATGAAGTCAATAAAGCCAACCTTGTTAAGAAAATGGATGAGTTCCGTCTAGACAGGAAAGTGGAAGGTATCGCCGAAGTAAGGGATGAAACCGACCGTACAGGACTGCGCATTGTCATCGAACTGAAAAAAGAAGCAGATGCAAATGGAGTCCTGCATTATTTATACAAAAATTCCGATCTCCAAATTGCATACAATTTCAATATGGTCGCGATTTATAAAAAACGGCCAACATTGATGAGCCTGCCAAAAATGCTCGATGCATATATCGAACACCGTAAAGAGGTAATCGTGAATCGTTCACGTTATGAGTTGCAAAAAGCTCATGACAGGGCACATATCGTCGATGGTTTAGTGAAGGCTTTATCCATATTAGATGAAGTCATCGCTGTTATCCGGGCATCTAAAGACAAACGGAATGCTAAAGATAACCTCATTGCTAAATTCGCTTTTACAGAAGCGCAAGCTGAAGCCATTGTCTCCTTGCAGTTATATAGGCTGACGAATACGGATATAACAGCACTTGAAGCAGAGGCAGCGGAATTGAAGAACAAAATTGAGGAATTGACAAAGATTCTTGGCAGTGAAAAAGTTCTTCTTCAAGTAATTAAAAAAGAACTTCGATTCATTAAAAAGGGCTTTGATGACGGACGGCGTTCCAAAATCGAAAAAGAAATTGAAGAAATCAAAATCAATCTTGAAGTCTTGATTGCAAGTGAAGACGTGATGGTTACCGTGACGAAAGAAGGCTATGTCAAACGGACATCGTTACGATCTTATGCAGCATCAGGCGGTCTTGATTTTGGCATGAAGGATTCCGATCGCATGCTCCAGAGACTGGAGATGAATACAACAGATGTCCTGTTGCTGTTCACATCCAAAGGGAACTACCTCTATTGTCCAGTTCATCAGCTTCCTGATATTCGCTGGAAGGAAACCGGTCAGCATATCGCGAACATCATTCCAATAGACAGGGAAGAACAAATCATAAAAGCGATTCCAATCAAAGATTTTACCCTGCCGGAATTCTTAGTGTTCATCACGAAAAATGGTATGGTGAAAAAGACAGAATTAGCTTCCTATAAAGCCCAGCGTCATTCAAAACCGCTGGTTGGTGTTAATTTAAAAGGTGACGATGAATTGGTCGATGTCCATCATACCGATGGACAGGCTGACCTTTTCCTAGTCACTCATAACGGATATGGTTTATGGTTTGATGAAGAAGAAGTAAGTGTTGTCGGTGTCCGGGCAGCAGGAGTCAAAGGGATTAATTTGAAAGAAAATGACTATGTCATTGGCGGAAAGGTTTTGGCCAAGGATAGTAAAGAATCGATCTTTATCGTTACACAGCGTGGGGCCATAAAGAAAATGAAATTAACCGAGTTTGAAAAAACGAGCCGGGCAAAACGCGGTGTCGTGGTCTTGAGGGAATTGAAATCGAATCCTCATAGGGTCATTGGTTTCGATATTATTAACAAAACCGACAGTTTATTCATTCTTTCTGAAAAGGGAACCATTGAAACGATTCATGCCGCTTCATTAAAAAATCATGATCGATATACGAATGGTTCATTTGTTTTTGATGAAACGGTTAGTGGAAAAGCGAAAGAATTATGGAAAATATCATTGGAAGATGACTCTGCCATAGAGCAGTGA
- the parE gene encoding DNA topoisomerase IV subunit B — translation MAKKVKTIEYNDDAIQVLEGLEAVRKRPGMYIGSTDARGLHHLVYEIVDNSVDEALAGYGDQISVKIHKDNSVSVSDKGRGMPIGMHKLGKPTPEVILTILHAGGKFGQGGYKTSGGLHGVGASVVNALSEWLVVTIKRDGFIYEQRFFNGGKPETTLEKIGKTNQAGTKIHFKPDPKIFSVTTFNYDILCERLRESAFLLKGMKIELTDERNDHNETFHYENGIEAFVDYLNEEKETLHSVVSLEGEQNGIEVDLAFQFNDGYSENILSFVNNVRTKDGGTHEIGAKTAMTRAFNDYARKMGLLKEKDKNLEGTDIREGLSSIISVRIPEELLQFEGQTKSKLGTSEARSAVDSIVSEHLAYFFEEDPTTSTLLVKKAIKAFQAREAARKAREDARSGKKRKKSDAILSGKLTPAQSKNPERNELYLVEGDSAGGSAKQGRDRRFQAVLPLRGKVINTEKAKLADIFKNEEINTIIHAIGGGVGAEFNTPDTNYDKVIIMTDADTDGAHIQVLLLTFFYRYMKPLIESGKVYIALPPLYKVSKGTGKKEVIEYAWSDEELQGAIDKVGKGYMIQRYKGLGEMNADQLWDTTMNPETRTLIRVKIDDGARAERRVTTLMGDKVEPRRKWIEANVAFGLEEESNILDNENMSIEEEVNNDGI, via the coding sequence GTGGCAAAGAAAGTAAAAACAATCGAGTACAATGATGATGCAATTCAGGTACTGGAAGGACTCGAAGCGGTCAGAAAACGTCCCGGTATGTATATCGGCAGTACTGATGCACGCGGACTTCATCATTTAGTGTACGAGATTGTAGATAACTCCGTAGATGAGGCTTTAGCTGGATATGGAGACCAAATAAGTGTGAAAATACATAAAGATAACAGTGTAAGTGTGTCAGATAAAGGGCGTGGAATGCCTATTGGCATGCATAAATTGGGTAAACCGACGCCTGAAGTCATTTTGACGATTCTTCATGCTGGAGGTAAATTTGGACAAGGCGGATATAAAACGAGTGGAGGCCTACATGGAGTCGGTGCTTCGGTCGTTAACGCGTTGTCTGAATGGCTTGTCGTGACGATCAAAAGGGACGGATTCATTTACGAACAACGTTTTTTCAATGGCGGAAAGCCAGAAACCACTCTGGAGAAAATCGGTAAAACCAATCAAGCTGGGACCAAAATCCACTTCAAGCCTGACCCGAAAATATTTTCGGTGACGACTTTTAATTATGATATCTTATGTGAGCGTCTTCGCGAATCGGCTTTTCTTTTAAAAGGCATGAAGATAGAATTGACGGATGAACGTAACGACCATAACGAAACTTTTCATTATGAAAATGGAATTGAGGCGTTTGTGGATTACTTAAATGAAGAAAAAGAGACCCTTCATAGTGTAGTCAGCTTGGAAGGGGAACAAAATGGGATAGAAGTAGATCTCGCTTTTCAATTCAATGATGGTTATTCAGAAAATATTTTAAGCTTTGTAAATAACGTTAGAACGAAAGACGGAGGCACCCATGAGATTGGCGCAAAAACGGCCATGACACGGGCATTTAATGATTATGCCAGAAAAATGGGGCTATTGAAGGAAAAAGATAAAAACCTCGAAGGTACCGATATACGTGAAGGCTTGTCTTCAATCATTTCTGTACGTATCCCTGAAGAACTTCTTCAATTCGAAGGACAAACCAAGAGCAAGCTTGGAACCAGTGAAGCCCGTTCTGCAGTCGATTCCATCGTATCAGAGCACTTAGCCTACTTTTTTGAAGAAGATCCGACCACCAGTACATTATTGGTTAAAAAAGCGATTAAAGCTTTCCAAGCAAGGGAAGCGGCGCGCAAAGCTCGTGAAGACGCAAGAAGCGGGAAGAAACGGAAAAAATCCGATGCCATCCTTTCTGGGAAATTAACACCGGCTCAATCGAAAAATCCCGAACGGAATGAATTGTATCTTGTAGAAGGGGACTCTGCTGGGGGATCCGCTAAACAAGGGCGCGATCGCCGTTTCCAAGCAGTCCTGCCATTACGTGGTAAAGTTATCAATACGGAAAAGGCAAAACTAGCGGATATTTTTAAAAACGAGGAAATAAATACGATCATCCATGCCATCGGCGGGGGTGTCGGGGCGGAGTTCAATACGCCGGACACCAACTATGATAAAGTTATCATCATGACTGATGCCGATACGGATGGGGCCCATATCCAAGTGCTGCTGCTGACTTTCTTTTATCGCTATATGAAGCCGTTAATAGAGTCAGGAAAGGTTTACATTGCCTTGCCCCCTTTATATAAAGTGAGTAAAGGGACCGGGAAGAAAGAAGTTATTGAATATGCTTGGAGCGACGAGGAACTTCAGGGAGCGATAGACAAGGTGGGGAAAGGCTATATGATTCAGCGCTATAAAGGGCTGGGTGAGATGAATGCCGATCAATTATGGGATACCACCATGAACCCGGAAACAAGGACATTGATACGTGTGAAGATCGATGACGGTGCCCGTGCGGAAAGACGTGTGACAACGTTGATGGGAGATAAGGTTGAACCGCGTCGTAAGTGGATTGAAGCCAATGTCGCTTTTGGTCTCGAAGAGGAATCGAATATTTTAGATAATGAAAATATGTCGATTGAAGAGGAGGTCAATAACGATGGTATTTGA
- a CDS encoding CoA-binding protein — protein MIENPSREEMGKMLKKSKRIAIVGLSNNPERTSYMVSKAMQESGYEIIPVNPAVSEVLGVKAVKALKDIEGHVDIVNVFRRSEFLPEIAKEFAEIDADIFWAQLGVENEEAYNFLKEKGYTVIMNRCIKVEHALTK, from the coding sequence ATGATAGAAAATCCAAGCAGAGAAGAAATGGGAAAGATGTTGAAAAAATCGAAGCGCATCGCTATCGTTGGTTTATCTAACAACCCTGAACGCACTTCTTATATGGTATCTAAGGCCATGCAGGAAAGCGGTTATGAAATCATCCCGGTAAACCCTGCTGTATCTGAAGTGCTGGGTGTCAAGGCAGTTAAAGCCCTGAAAGATATTGAAGGGCACGTCGATATCGTCAATGTTTTTCGCCGTTCAGAGTTCCTTCCCGAGATAGCCAAGGAATTTGCAGAAATCGATGCAGATATCTTTTGGGCGCAGCTAGGGGTGGAAAATGAAGAAGCCTATAATTTTTTGAAAGAAAAAGGATATACTGTCATCATGAATCGATGCATAAAAGTCGAACACGCCCTTACTAAGTAA
- the plsY gene encoding glycerol-3-phosphate 1-O-acyltransferase PlsY, with product MLTFITILAAYLIGSIPSGLIIGKTFYKIDIREHGSKNLGGTNTFRTLGVKAGLTVTIMDILKGTLATFLPYMLGVDMHLLLAGVIAVVGHMFPIFANFRGGKAVATSAGVILAYEPWFFVFAVIIFFISLYISKYVSLSSMIACLLALIYSLVFHIDDPPLIIVISIITIFIFYRHRANIKRIIDKTEPKVKWL from the coding sequence ATGCTTACATTTATCACTATACTGGCTGCCTACCTGATCGGTTCGATTCCTTCCGGTTTAATAATTGGTAAAACCTTTTACAAAATCGACATTCGGGAGCATGGCAGTAAAAATCTGGGCGGGACAAATACCTTCAGGACACTTGGTGTCAAGGCAGGTCTAACCGTTACTATCATGGATATACTTAAGGGTACCCTAGCAACTTTTCTGCCGTATATGCTAGGCGTGGACATGCATTTATTGCTAGCCGGAGTTATTGCGGTAGTCGGTCATATGTTTCCCATTTTTGCAAACTTTCGGGGCGGAAAAGCGGTGGCAACTTCTGCTGGTGTCATTCTTGCTTATGAACCATGGTTTTTTGTCTTTGCCGTCATCATTTTCTTTATATCCTTATACATATCCAAATATGTCTCGCTTTCATCCATGATTGCTTGTCTGCTTGCTCTCATATACAGTTTAGTTTTTCATATTGATGACCCGCCGCTCATTATTGTAATCAGTATAATAACGATCTTCATTTTTTACCGGCATCGCGCAAACATTAAGCGGATTATCGATAAAACTGAACCGAAGGTAAAGTGGTTGTAA